The proteins below are encoded in one region of Paracoccus methylovorus:
- a CDS encoding TfuA-like protein, whose product MSVIVFAGPSLRQADRAAFAQFRFLPPVQQGDLYRAARQRPRAIGLIDGCFDGVPAVWHKEVLWAISQGIAVFGASSMGALRAAELAPFGMRGVGRIFRDFHEGRLTDDDEVALLHGPAETGHAALSEPMVNIRATAAAALAAGILDAPAAAHLLATAKALFYQQRDWPAILAATEQVPAAMRDRLAAWLPDGRIDQKRADALEMLHALQAYVARDEPPPRAEFTFEWTEAWASAPWLAAHGDGIEAGDALMLDALRLQGEPYLRLRRDALLRQLAAETATRERRGVQPDHVAEAALAFRLPRGLLRGQDIDRWAAENGLDRPGFDRLMAGLAGLEALARDRDAALAPAILDQLRLEGGYKALRDRTAKAGTADPPLPLPLLLAWHFHTRLGRDLPEDLEQYAGGLGFRDLAHFHAALARDHALWLQDGQPAPKGAAGGQSHRQPPPSGLT is encoded by the coding sequence ATGAGCGTGATCGTCTTCGCCGGCCCCTCGCTGCGGCAGGCGGACCGCGCCGCCTTCGCGCAGTTCCGGTTCCTGCCGCCGGTGCAGCAGGGCGACCTCTATCGCGCCGCGCGCCAGCGGCCGCGGGCCATCGGCCTCATCGACGGGTGCTTCGACGGCGTGCCGGCGGTGTGGCACAAGGAAGTGCTCTGGGCGATCTCGCAAGGCATCGCCGTCTTTGGCGCCTCCAGCATGGGCGCGCTGCGCGCCGCCGAGCTTGCACCCTTCGGGATGCGGGGCGTCGGCCGCATCTTCCGGGATTTCCACGAGGGCCGGCTGACCGACGACGACGAGGTGGCGCTGCTTCACGGCCCGGCCGAGACCGGCCATGCCGCCCTGAGCGAGCCGATGGTCAATATCCGCGCCACCGCCGCCGCCGCGCTGGCCGCGGGCATCCTTGACGCGCCGGCGGCCGCGCATCTGCTGGCAACGGCCAAGGCGCTGTTCTACCAGCAGCGCGACTGGCCCGCCATCCTGGCGGCAACGGAACAGGTGCCCGCAGCGATGCGCGACCGTCTTGCCGCCTGGCTGCCCGACGGCCGCATCGACCAGAAGCGCGCGGATGCGCTGGAGATGCTGCATGCTCTTCAGGCGTATGTCGCGAGGGACGAGCCGCCCCCGCGGGCGGAATTCACCTTCGAATGGACCGAAGCCTGGGCCTCGGCCCCCTGGCTTGCCGCGCATGGCGACGGGATCGAGGCAGGGGATGCGCTGATGCTCGACGCGCTGCGCCTGCAGGGCGAGCCCTATCTGCGCCTGCGGCGCGACGCCCTGCTGCGGCAACTGGCCGCCGAGACCGCCACGCGCGAGCGGCGCGGAGTGCAGCCAGACCATGTCGCCGAGGCCGCATTGGCGTTTCGCCTGCCGCGCGGCCTGCTGCGCGGGCAGGACATCGACCGCTGGGCGGCGGAAAACGGCTTGGACCGCCCCGGTTTCGACCGGCTGATGGCAGGGCTGGCGGGGCTCGAGGCGCTGGCACGGGACCGCGATGCGGCGCTGGCGCCTGCGATCCTGGACCAGCTTCGGCTGGAGGGCGGCTACAAGGCGCTCCGCGACCGCACCGCCAAGGCCGGGACTGCCGATCCGCCGCTGCCGCTGCCCCTGCTGCTGGCCTGGCATTTCCACACCCGCCTTGGCCGAGACCTGCCCGAGGATCTGGAGCAATACGCCGGCGGCTTGGGGTTTCGCGATCTGGCGCATTTCCACGCCGCGCTGGCCCGCGACCATGCGCTTTGGCTGCA
- a CDS encoding YcaO-like family protein: protein MAPAETVARVRPLMARMGITRVANVTGLDRIGLPVVMVCRPNARSLAVSQGKGLDMDAATASGLMEAAELYHAEHIEAPLKLGSLNELAHSHRMIDLGRLARVSDRFHRDLPMLWIQGRDLVSGEERWVPFECVRANYTLPPPPGSGCFLCSSNGLASGNTMAEATCHAICELIERDATTLWHQSPHERRAETGLDLESVADPACCAVLDRLQGAGFDVHAWQVASDLGVPAFFCLISDRRDRGAHHGIGAGAHPTRAIALLRALTEAAQVRCTYISGARDDLQPEEYGRHALDQKARAAAGLRASHRPMVNFAALDEFVSDDFAEDLDWLLARLRAVGIDEAVAVDLRKPGLDLPVVRVVIPGLEAPCDHPAWRPGPRAFAAARAAAP from the coding sequence GTGGCGCCGGCCGAAACCGTGGCGCGGGTCCGGCCGCTGATGGCGCGGATGGGCATCACCCGCGTCGCCAATGTCACCGGGCTGGACCGAATCGGCCTGCCGGTGGTCATGGTCTGCCGGCCGAACGCCCGCTCGTTGGCGGTATCGCAGGGCAAGGGGCTGGACATGGACGCCGCCACCGCCTCGGGCCTGATGGAAGCGGCCGAGCTTTATCACGCCGAGCATATCGAGGCGCCGCTGAAACTGGGCAGCCTGAACGAGCTGGCCCATTCCCACCGGATGATCGACCTGGGCCGGCTGGCCAGGGTCTCGGACCGCTTCCATCGGGACTTGCCAATGCTGTGGATCCAGGGCCGCGACCTCGTCTCGGGCGAAGAACGCTGGGTGCCCTTCGAATGCGTGCGCGCGAACTATACCCTGCCGCCGCCACCCGGCAGCGGCTGCTTTCTCTGCAGCAGCAACGGGCTGGCCTCGGGCAACACCATGGCCGAGGCGACCTGCCACGCGATCTGCGAACTGATCGAGCGCGACGCCACCACCCTGTGGCACCAATCCCCGCACGAGCGCCGGGCCGAGACGGGGCTGGACCTGGAAAGCGTCGCCGACCCGGCCTGCTGTGCGGTGCTGGACCGGCTGCAAGGCGCCGGTTTCGACGTGCATGCCTGGCAGGTCGCCAGCGACCTCGGCGTGCCCGCCTTCTTCTGCCTGATCTCGGACCGGCGCGACCGGGGGGCGCATCACGGCATCGGCGCCGGCGCCCATCCCACCCGCGCCATCGCGCTGCTGCGGGCGCTGACCGAAGCCGCACAGGTGCGCTGCACCTATATCTCGGGCGCACGCGACGACCTGCAACCCGAGGAATACGGCCGGCACGCGCTGGACCAGAAAGCCCGCGCCGCCGCCGGCCTGCGCGCCAGCCACCGGCCGATGGTGAATTTCGCAGCGCTGGACGAATTCGTCTCGGACGATTTCGCCGAGGACCTGGACTGGTTGCTGGCCCGGCTGCGCGCGGTCGGCATCGACGAGGCGGTCGCGGTGGACCTGCGCAAGCCGGGGCTGGACCTGCCGGTGGTGCGGGTGGTGATCCCGGGGCTGGAGGCCCCTTGCGATCACCCCGCCTGGCGGCCGGGGCCAAGGGCGTTTGCCGCCGCGCGGGCCGCGGCGCCATGA